In Paenibacillus sp. FSL R7-0345, a single window of DNA contains:
- a CDS encoding helix-turn-helix domain-containing protein — MLRFKLKYLLNNKQNRLILFLTISVSLCITLIGLFSYREYRQALDTELNTPNVELLQINVDVTNRAFREADNKAVDLSFNPAVLAFLSADADHAAEAAAQPQNVLKALVSEPDIHAISVINFQEHSVVSSRYGYRSDWEEAPEHDWSGWLEGIKEKPLLIKRRLYTGSDTQLSNTELLSLARPVVRNGNVTGAVLIDLDYDTLFSKMYTHLSSYQFVYNLEGELIYPKINLPVPLEDMKDVLTEIDVSPFAHVKIKGQAYMANQAFSNVTGWRLVSLVPMEQLLKNVTTARNMMLSLSLISIAVGCSAIYYYNFAAFRPLKRINRLLSPEQKGGGHGNLYDLEPVIGKLVGEFRSKSLVADWSLPELRSKFLGDLILRNMGKQETKTKWEHYFAGWQQGPFELLVISIDRHSQWAAAYTEEDQQLLKYAMNNMVSEFFSSSWRTVTASPRKDSLVLLLQSAEGENARSLYEDTLKLVGIVSDVLGISVSAGIGSQAALIGQAARSYTEAEVALSYRLYDGYGRVRLYSGLENKPDESSTAADDTWQQEVLQALKSSDAATGSQRVHRWASDVRKRGLQPQKMIRMLDDLLEEIIRIAAAGGHALPPELADYTIHQVSTLDLTDIEEMLCRIIEQMAHALEVHRQSKEYVLVQQLITYMEEHLQHNIGLQDIAAHVNLGVSSVSNLFKEETGTTLYDYLTNLRIGKACELLQGSSLKVAEIAQLVGYQNENSFIRVFRKSKSITPGKYRENSKSSNQYADLPKPHGSGISDDSK; from the coding sequence ATGCTGAGATTCAAACTGAAGTACCTGCTGAACAACAAACAGAACCGGCTGATTCTGTTTCTAACCATAAGTGTCTCACTCTGTATTACACTAATCGGCTTGTTCTCCTACCGGGAATACCGCCAGGCGCTTGATACGGAGCTGAACACGCCGAACGTCGAGCTGCTGCAGATTAATGTGGATGTGACGAACCGGGCGTTCCGGGAGGCGGACAACAAAGCGGTCGACCTCTCCTTTAATCCGGCTGTGCTGGCGTTCCTGTCTGCAGATGCGGATCATGCGGCGGAGGCGGCCGCGCAGCCGCAGAATGTGCTGAAGGCGCTGGTGTCGGAGCCGGACATTCATGCAATCAGCGTCATTAATTTTCAGGAACACTCCGTAGTGTCAAGCCGGTATGGCTACAGGTCCGACTGGGAGGAAGCGCCGGAGCATGACTGGAGCGGATGGCTGGAGGGAATTAAGGAGAAGCCGCTTCTAATTAAAAGAAGGCTGTACACCGGTTCCGATACACAGCTGAGCAATACGGAGCTGCTCTCCCTGGCCCGTCCGGTCGTCCGGAACGGGAACGTTACAGGGGCGGTGCTCATCGATCTTGATTACGATACGCTTTTCTCCAAGATGTACACCCATTTATCCAGCTACCAGTTTGTATACAATCTGGAGGGGGAGCTGATCTATCCCAAGATTAATCTGCCTGTGCCGCTTGAGGATATGAAGGATGTTCTGACGGAGATCGATGTAAGCCCGTTTGCCCATGTCAAAATAAAAGGCCAGGCTTATATGGCCAACCAGGCTTTCTCCAATGTCACCGGCTGGCGCCTCGTTTCGCTGGTTCCGATGGAGCAGCTGCTGAAGAATGTAACGACAGCCCGCAATATGATGCTGTCGCTGTCGCTGATCTCGATAGCTGTCGGCTGCTCTGCGATCTACTATTATAACTTCGCCGCTTTCCGGCCGCTCAAGCGGATCAACCGGCTGCTAAGCCCTGAGCAAAAAGGGGGAGGGCACGGCAATCTCTACGATCTGGAGCCCGTCATAGGCAAGCTGGTCGGCGAGTTCCGGAGCAAATCGCTGGTGGCTGACTGGAGCCTCCCGGAGCTGCGCTCCAAATTCCTCGGGGATCTGATTCTCAGGAATATGGGCAAGCAGGAGACAAAGACGAAATGGGAGCATTATTTTGCCGGCTGGCAGCAGGGGCCTTTCGAGCTGCTGGTTATTTCCATCGACCGCCATTCACAGTGGGCGGCTGCTTATACAGAGGAAGACCAGCAGCTGCTCAAGTATGCGATGAACAATATGGTATCCGAATTCTTCAGTTCATCCTGGCGGACGGTTACGGCATCACCGCGCAAGGATAGCCTGGTTCTGCTGCTTCAGTCCGCCGAAGGGGAGAATGCGCGGAGTCTGTACGAAGATACCCTGAAGCTGGTTGGCATTGTGTCCGATGTGCTGGGTATATCCGTGTCTGCCGGAATCGGTTCACAGGCAGCGCTGATTGGTCAGGCTGCCCGCTCCTATACGGAGGCGGAGGTCGCTTTATCTTACCGTCTGTACGACGGATACGGGCGTGTCCGCCTCTATTCCGGGCTGGAGAACAAGCCTGATGAGAGCAGCACAGCAGCCGATGACACCTGGCAGCAGGAGGTGCTGCAGGCCCTCAAAAGCTCAGACGCCGCTACCGGGAGCCAGCGGGTGCACAGATGGGCATCAGATGTACGCAAGAGAGGTCTTCAGCCGCAAAAAATGATCCGCATGCTGGATGATCTGCTGGAGGAAATTATCCGCATTGCCGCCGCAGGAGGACATGCTTTGCCTCCGGAGCTGGCTGACTATACCATTCACCAGGTGTCTACACTCGATTTGACGGATATTGAAGAGATGCTGTGCCGTATCATTGAGCAGATGGCGCATGCACTGGAAGTGCACCGGCAGTCCAAGGAGTATGTGCTGGTGCAACAGCTGATTACTTATATGGAGGAGCATCTGCAGCATAATATTGGCCTGCAGGATATCGCCGCCCATGTCAATCTGGGGGTCTCCTCGGTCAGCAACCTTTTCAAGGAAGAGACCGGAACGACCCTGTATGACTATTTGACCAACCTTAGAATCGGAAAAGCCTGTGAACTGCTGCAGGGCAGCAGCCTGAAGGTAGCGGAAATTGCTCAGCTTGTCGGCTATCAGAATGAGAACAGCTTTATCCGGGTCTTCCGGAAGAGCAAATCCATTACACCGGGGAAGTACCGGGAGAACAGCAAATCTTCCAATCAGTATGCAGATCTGCCAAAACCGCATGGTTCCGGCATTTCTGACGATTCAAAATAA
- a CDS encoding tripartite tricarboxylate transporter substrate binding protein, which produces MIAALLFIGVRITGYRGDNGVSADFPDKPITLIVPYAAGGGTDTTARALAKAAEKVLGQPVIVLNRTGGGGSVGLMEGANAKADGYTVTFLPAELTILPHLGLLPITYEKFKPIAQTNFDPSAITVRAEAPWQTVNEFLDFAKAHPGELKMGNAGTGSIWHLAAVTLERETGVKFAHIPFEGAGPAVSALMDGFVDAVPVSPAEVKKYVDEGKLRTLAVNADKRSEALPDVPTLEEQTGVHVNFTGTWRGLAVPKDTPDAISELLAEAFIKGTEDRNFREAMTMNGLGLLVKDGKAFSRQLKESDDLFSRMIPELGLSRN; this is translated from the coding sequence ATGATAGCTGCACTTCTCTTTATCGGAGTTCGCATAACCGGATACCGGGGCGACAATGGCGTCAGTGCCGATTTTCCCGATAAACCGATCACACTGATCGTACCTTATGCTGCCGGCGGGGGAACAGATACAACCGCGCGGGCTTTGGCTAAGGCTGCTGAGAAGGTGCTTGGACAGCCGGTAATCGTACTCAACCGGACAGGCGGCGGAGGTTCCGTCGGACTGATGGAAGGTGCGAATGCTAAGGCTGACGGCTACACGGTCACTTTTTTGCCGGCGGAGCTGACGATTCTGCCGCATCTGGGACTGCTGCCGATTACTTATGAGAAGTTTAAACCGATCGCCCAGACAAATTTTGATCCTTCCGCCATTACCGTAAGAGCCGAAGCGCCATGGCAAACTGTGAATGAATTTCTCGACTTTGCGAAAGCGCATCCAGGCGAATTGAAAATGGGAAACGCAGGAACGGGGAGCATATGGCATTTAGCTGCCGTAACATTGGAACGGGAAACCGGTGTGAAGTTCGCCCATATCCCCTTTGAAGGTGCGGGGCCGGCTGTCTCTGCTTTGATGGACGGCTTTGTCGATGCGGTACCTGTAAGTCCGGCCGAGGTGAAGAAATATGTGGATGAAGGAAAGCTGCGGACACTGGCAGTCAATGCCGACAAGCGCTCAGAAGCGCTGCCTGATGTGCCCACACTGGAGGAACAGACCGGAGTACATGTGAACTTTACCGGTACATGGAGAGGGCTTGCTGTACCTAAAGATACGCCGGATGCCATTTCGGAGCTGCTGGCAGAGGCCTTTATTAAAGGGACGGAAGACCGTAACTTTCGTGAAGCTATGACAATGAACGGGCTTGGACTGCTGGTTAAGGACGGTAAGGCGTTCTCGCGGCAGCTCAAAGAAAGCGATGATTTATTCTCACGGATGATCCCGGAGCTTGGACTGAGCCGTAACTGA
- a CDS encoding SWIM zinc finger family protein, with amino-acid sequence MQPNYALDEAEWEKLISDAAHYFDDLTLKRGFQYFKQNRVQTFSISEPRKMRALVEGREAYHVYISLDHFSGSYCDCPVDGPCKHMAAVLMHFAHAQGRSVALLANAKATASRPKAGVADPADKGSRSALMKKLSGLIPGATVAQWHEYMQLLAGPLDHTVRNPQYVSRIWTAIGEARPPLSPAAGRLFKLHAHLFILDKLLQPALAGAGSTGLGYSLGYYTAIAVSELQTDITGLMQQPLPLEAEPGEWPRVLDTVSYVRRQMLAEGRERSREQPYFSACYNLLWTRWLVPNADGTALYSDELEALRKAEGELETPHSRQALLLAEARMYFLLGDDRAAWELLRKASERPGIHPDELLAFLAPLSEAGHWSRLAAWLAEVGPLLTSRLYNLSDYARHWADAVRHVPETEPLMWDTLSSMLPLSREIYEELLLQYEKYQDWMDYQLASGKTPADFRVSDLQPLEKNAPELLLPFYHQAVERFVLEKNRHSYKSAVKLIKRLAKLYKKLKRDERWEAYLEAFTSRNSRLRALQEELRKGKLIP; translated from the coding sequence ATGCAGCCAAATTATGCCCTGGATGAGGCCGAATGGGAAAAGCTCATTTCGGATGCGGCCCATTATTTCGATGATTTGACCCTGAAACGGGGATTTCAATATTTTAAACAGAACCGCGTTCAGACGTTCTCGATCAGTGAGCCCCGGAAGATGAGGGCACTGGTTGAGGGCAGAGAAGCATACCATGTCTATATCAGTCTCGATCATTTCTCGGGCAGCTATTGTGATTGCCCGGTAGACGGACCCTGCAAGCATATGGCTGCAGTGCTTATGCACTTTGCACATGCTCAAGGACGGTCTGTAGCACTCCTTGCCAATGCCAAGGCTACAGCAAGCCGTCCCAAGGCCGGCGTGGCTGATCCGGCAGATAAGGGGAGCCGCAGCGCCCTGATGAAGAAGCTCAGCGGGCTGATTCCCGGGGCAACCGTAGCCCAGTGGCACGAGTATATGCAGCTGCTTGCAGGCCCGCTGGATCACACGGTGCGCAACCCCCAGTATGTCAGCCGGATATGGACTGCCATTGGTGAAGCCCGGCCGCCGCTCTCCCCCGCTGCGGGGAGACTGTTCAAGCTGCATGCCCATCTGTTTATTCTGGACAAATTGCTGCAGCCTGCACTGGCCGGAGCGGGCAGCACCGGTCTGGGCTATTCGCTAGGCTATTATACAGCCATTGCCGTTTCCGAGCTGCAGACAGACATCACCGGGCTGATGCAGCAGCCGCTGCCGCTTGAGGCAGAGCCGGGAGAATGGCCGCGGGTGCTCGATACCGTATCTTATGTGCGCCGGCAAATGCTGGCTGAAGGGCGGGAACGTTCGCGGGAGCAGCCTTATTTTTCAGCCTGCTATAATCTCTTGTGGACACGCTGGCTGGTTCCTAATGCTGACGGCACAGCCCTGTACTCGGATGAGCTGGAGGCACTGCGCAAGGCAGAAGGGGAGCTGGAAACCCCGCACTCCCGGCAGGCGCTGCTGCTGGCAGAAGCCCGGATGTATTTCCTGCTGGGCGATGACCGGGCAGCGTGGGAGCTGCTCCGCAAGGCCTCCGAGCGGCCCGGCATTCACCCCGACGAGCTGCTGGCCTTCCTCGCCCCGCTAAGCGAAGCCGGGCACTGGTCACGGCTCGCTGCCTGGCTTGCCGAAGTGGGCCCGCTGCTGACCAGCCGGCTCTATAACCTGAGCGATTACGCCCGGCACTGGGCGGATGCAGTCCGGCATGTACCGGAGACGGAGCCGCTCATGTGGGATACCCTGTCCAGCATGCTGCCCCTCTCACGGGAAATCTATGAAGAACTGCTGCTGCAATACGAAAAGTACCAGGACTGGATGGATTACCAGCTTGCCTCCGGCAAGACTCCTGCCGACTTCCGCGTCAGCGATCTCCAGCCGCTGGAGAAAAATGCGCCGGAGCTGCTCCTGCCTTTCTATCACCAGGCCGTGGAGCGGTTTGTCCTGGAGAAGAACCGGCACAGCTACAAATCTGCCGTCAAGCTGATCAAGCGGTTAGCGAAGCTGTATAAAAAACTGAAGCGCGACGAACGCTGGGAGGCGTATCTGGAAGCCTTCACCTCCCGGAACAGCAGGCTGCGCGCCCTGCAGGAAGAGCTGCGGAAAGGAAAACTGATCCCATGA